From the bacterium genome, one window contains:
- a CDS encoding TonB-dependent receptor, whose amino-acid sequence MRAIFLTLAVILSLAFSQQGKVTISGKVTDTDGNPIVGVNIYIPKKPIGTATNIDGKYSLTIPMGTNKLVISAVGYETKDTTVTVFKDTHINFVLKKEAIKASPVIVTASRTKQKLLEAPISVSVESSDALKVHSVSSLEDAVRYLPGVSVTSHQISVRNVTGFAYGVGSRVIVMIDGVPVLSGDTGEIKWDALPISAVKQVELVKGAGSTMYGSGAVAGVLNIITQTPEKQDLTVTAKLGIYDKPYWKQWIWTEKALKFGTLSLTYSRKSGSIGYLASASYSASDGYRENDDFKRGKIFAKVESEILKSSRFSMFVDLAYEDRAGYFEWKSQSEALRTQPGRESDRVWSSKIYASASLSGHTKLLAGVYKLTLSNNFNNWESRIYNTVTGEHETESSRSNSTSLDFQLNKFFGEHYLSSGGTITYSAVDAITFGRHYGFGGAVFVADELKRFHPLTLRGAFRFDAFMVDSATSGTFAGLSPQIAATYKISDRSFLRASLSSGFRIPTMAELFTSTSAGGILRVIPNPSLKPERGYTTEIGANYITKNFYGDIALFYNRFSDMIEPIPIAGTIVQFCNLRKTRVYGLEVNLKVKVKRLEVVANYLLSDARDVERDEKLPYRPKNTLKLGFQLMLLKNLILSADWRYKSKFEYGYYKADPKVETKVLDIEARYKLPRATVSFRVNNALNYNYVEIERNLAPIRHFILSLELKPLK is encoded by the coding sequence ATGAGAGCCATTTTTTTGACATTAGCGGTTATTTTATCGTTAGCATTTTCCCAGCAGGGCAAGGTTACTATAAGCGGAAAAGTAACGGACACCGACGGAAACCCCATCGTGGGCGTAAACATTTATATCCCCAAAAAGCCCATAGGAACCGCCACTAACATAGATGGTAAGTACTCCCTAACTATTCCCATGGGAACCAACAAACTTGTTATCTCAGCCGTGGGATACGAAACCAAGGATACCACCGTTACCGTGTTCAAAGATACGCACATAAACTTTGTCCTTAAGAAAGAGGCGATAAAAGCCTCACCAGTAATAGTTACTGCGTCGCGGACTAAACAGAAGCTTCTTGAGGCGCCGATATCCGTTTCGGTTGAATCGAGTGATGCCTTAAAGGTTCATTCGGTAAGCTCTCTTGAGGACGCTGTAAGATACCTTCCCGGGGTCTCGGTGACATCGCATCAGATTTCGGTAAGAAATGTTACCGGTTTTGCGTACGGCGTAGGCAGTAGAGTTATAGTAATGATAGATGGGGTTCCTGTGCTTTCGGGCGATACTGGAGAGATAAAATGGGATGCACTACCTATATCCGCAGTAAAGCAGGTCGAACTCGTGAAAGGCGCAGGGTCAACGATGTATGGTTCGGGCGCGGTGGCGGGCGTGTTAAACATCATAACTCAAACCCCGGAAAAGCAGGACCTGACCGTAACCGCCAAATTAGGCATTTACGACAAACCATACTGGAAACAGTGGATATGGACGGAGAAAGCTCTTAAATTTGGCACATTAAGCCTCACATACAGCCGAAAAAGCGGCAGTATAGGTTACCTTGCTTCCGCTTCGTACTCTGCCTCAGATGGTTACCGCGAAAACGACGATTTCAAGCGAGGGAAAATCTTCGCAAAAGTAGAATCAGAAATCCTTAAAAGTTCAAGATTTTCGATGTTCGTTGACCTTGCCTACGAGGACCGTGCCGGCTACTTCGAGTGGAAAAGCCAAAGCGAAGCACTCCGAACTCAACCAGGAAGAGAAAGCGACAGGGTTTGGTCTTCAAAAATTTACGCGTCAGCGTCGCTGAGCGGGCACACAAAACTACTTGCGGGAGTGTACAAGCTCACTCTCTCGAACAACTTCAATAACTGGGAAAGCCGTATTTACAATACCGTGACGGGCGAACACGAAACGGAAAGCTCGAGAAGCAACTCAACGAGTCTCGACTTTCAGCTGAACAAGTTTTTCGGGGAGCATTATCTCTCAAGCGGTGGAACGATAACCTATTCAGCCGTTGATGCCATAACATTTGGCAGACACTATGGCTTTGGCGGCGCGGTGTTTGTCGCTGACGAACTCAAACGATTCCATCCTCTGACGCTTCGTGGTGCTTTTAGATTCGATGCCTTCATGGTTGACTCGGCAACCTCCGGGACATTCGCTGGATTAAGTCCACAAATAGCAGCGACCTACAAAATAAGCGATAGAAGTTTCCTTAGAGCGAGTCTGTCATCTGGTTTCAGAATACCGACCATGGCTGAGCTATTCACGAGCACGAGTGCCGGCGGAATACTGAGGGTGATACCGAATCCATCGCTTAAACCAGAACGAGGTTACACCACGGAGATCGGTGCAAACTACATTACGAAAAATTTCTACGGTGACATTGCGCTTTTCTACAATCGCTTTTCGGACATGATTGAGCCGATTCCTATTGCGGGGACAATAGTCCAGTTCTGCAACCTGCGCAAAACCCGTGTATATGGACTTGAGGTGAACCTCAAAGTCAAAGTAAAGCGGCTCGAGGTGGTGGCTAACTATCTACTAAGCGATGCCCGGGATGTGGAACGCGACGAAAAACTACCCTATCGACCGAAAAACACGCTGAAATTGGGTTTTCAACTGATGCTCCTGAAAAACCTCATCCTGAGCGCTGATTGGCGATA
- the fetB gene encoding iron export ABC transporter permease subunit FetB produces the protein MITFTDVLLSGIFIVVAIIISSLERLRLERDTIEAAVRAFVQLMLIGYVLKFVFAANKPIFTTLMIILMVFAGSLEATRRAKGIRKPLPPIFFSMLVATIFVIIITVGMGIISANPVYLIPVSGIAVGNIMNTMIVSAMRFKQGIKENRNKVEAALALGMSPKAATANLRKQTLRLALAPRLDRVKVSGIIHLPGAMTGMILAGASPIKAVKFQIIIMYIIICAPFVAAWILASFIYKKFFNKAEQLVIN, from the coding sequence GTGATAACCTTTACCGATGTTTTACTATCCGGAATATTTATTGTCGTCGCAATAATAATATCAAGCCTTGAGCGGTTACGCCTCGAACGGGATACCATAGAAGCCGCCGTGCGAGCATTCGTACAACTGATGTTAATAGGTTATGTACTGAAGTTCGTTTTCGCTGCTAACAAACCTATTTTCACGACATTAATGATTATTCTTATGGTTTTCGCCGGTTCTCTTGAGGCTACACGCCGCGCGAAAGGGATAAGAAAACCACTACCACCTATTTTCTTCTCGATGCTCGTGGCAACGATTTTCGTCATAATAATAACAGTAGGAATGGGCATAATATCGGCAAATCCCGTTTACCTAATACCAGTTTCTGGAATAGCCGTTGGCAACATAATGAACACCATGATAGTTTCCGCTATGAGATTCAAGCAGGGCATAAAAGAGAACCGCAATAAAGTTGAGGCGGCGCTGGCTCTTGGCATGTCCCCTAAAGCTGCCACAGCTAACCTTCGCAAACAGACATTAAGGCTTGCTCTTGCACCGAGGCTCGATAGGGTCAAAGTGTCAGGAATAATACACCTTCCTGGCGCCATGACAGGTATGATTCTTGCAGGTGCATCGCCGATAAAAGCGGTAAAATTCCAGATTATAATAATGTACATAATAATCTGCGCGCCGTTTGTGGCAGCATGGATTTTGGCGTCATTCATTTACAAAAAATTTTTCAACAAAGCCGAACAGCTGGTTATAAACTGA